The DNA window TGGGCGCGGGGCGTTTGCGGAGGCGGTGGCCTGGGCCGCCCGCGCCCTGCCTGCCAGGTCGCCGCTGCCGGTGCTGAACGGGCTGCTGCTGGAGGCGGCGGACGGCCGGCTGACCGTCTCCGGGTACGACCATGAGGTCTCCGCCCGGGTCGCGGCCGAGGCCGACACCGCCGGGGCCGGACGGGTGCTGGTGGCGGGGCGCAGGCTGCTGGACGTCTGCCGGGTGCTGCCGGAGGGGCCGGTGGAGTGCGTACGGGAGGCGGCGCGGCTGGCGGTCGCCTGCGGCGGCACCCGCTTCGGCCTGGCGGCGCTGCCGCTGGACGACTACCCGGCGCTGCCGCCCATGCCGGAGTACTGCGGGGAGCTGGACGGGGCCGAGTTCGCCGCCGCCGTGGCCCAGGTCGCGGTGGCCGCCGGACGCGACGACACCCTGCCGGTCCTCACCGGGGTCCGGCTGGCCCTCGACGGCGACACCCTGACGCTGGCCGCCACCAACCGCTACCACTTCGCGGTCCGCACCCTGCGGTGGCGTCCGCAGACCTCGCCGGGCGCCGCCGAGGCGGTGGTCTCCGCACGGCGGCTGCTGGACGCCGCACGCGCCCTGGCCGACGCCGGGACGGTACGGGTGGCGCTGGGCGGCGGCGCGCTGGGCTTCGAGGGCGGCGGCGCGTCCACCACGATGCGGCTGCTCGACGGCGTGCTGCCTCGGCACGCCAAGCTCTTCACCCTGGACCAGCCGGCCGTCGCGGTGGCCGAGCGGCGCCCGCTGATCGAGGCGGTGAAGCGGATGGCGGTGGTGACCGACCGGCACAGCCCGGTGCGGCTGGCCTTCACCGCCGACTCGGTGCTGCTGGAGGCCGGTGCCGGGGATGACGACATCGCCTCCCAGCGGCTGCCCGCCGCCCTGGACGGCGCCCTGGGCGGCGCGGGCATGGCGGTCTCCTTCAACCCCGCCTACCTGGCAGACGCCCTCGGTGCGCTGGACGCCCCCTTTGTCCAGTTCTCCCTGCTCGGGCCGGGGCAGCGGGCCCTGCTGGCCGGTCGGCGGGCGCAGGACGGCCCGGCGGACCCGGCCCACCGGCACCTGCTGATGTCCCTCAAGACCTCCGGCTGAGCCCCGGTGCGGCGTACCCGCCGGTCCGTCCCGCCGTCAGAGCAACCCCAGGTCGTCGAGCTCCTTGTGCAGGTCGGCCCGGGGGTGGCCGACCGCAGGCCGGTCGGCGCGTACGGGGAGCGGGTCGGCCACGGCCGCCGTACGCGCCGGCGCCGTAGCCACCGCCGCCGCCGCCCGGGGGGTCCGCGACCGGTCGCGGAAGACCCACGCGCCGACCAGTCCGCCGACCAGCCCGCCCAGATGCCCCAGCCAGCTCACCCCGGGGGTGCCCGGCACCGCCACCACCAGCAGATAGGCGAAGGAGGCCGCCATGACCACGCCGATCAGCGTGTCGATCAGATGCCGGTCGAAGACCCCGCGCAGCACCACATAGCCGAAGTAGCCGAAGATCAGCCCGCTGGCCCCGACCGTCACCACATCGCCGCGCTCGAAGATCCAGACGGCGGCCCCGCTGGTCAGCGCCACCAGCAGGGTCAGCCCGAGGAAC is part of the Peterkaempfera bronchialis genome and encodes:
- the dnaN gene encoding DNA polymerase III subunit beta, whose product is MRFRIGRGAFAEAVAWAARALPARSPLPVLNGLLLEAADGRLTVSGYDHEVSARVAAEADTAGAGRVLVAGRRLLDVCRVLPEGPVECVREAARLAVACGGTRFGLAALPLDDYPALPPMPEYCGELDGAEFAAAVAQVAVAAGRDDTLPVLTGVRLALDGDTLTLAATNRYHFAVRTLRWRPQTSPGAAEAVVSARRLLDAARALADAGTVRVALGGGALGFEGGGASTTMRLLDGVLPRHAKLFTLDQPAVAVAERRPLIEAVKRMAVVTDRHSPVRLAFTADSVLLEAGAGDDDIASQRLPAALDGALGGAGMAVSFNPAYLADALGALDAPFVQFSLLGPGQRALLAGRRAQDGPADPAHRHLLMSLKTSG
- a CDS encoding rhomboid family intramembrane serine protease; amino-acid sequence: MDSSPRGGGSAEVMVAEARRAFFVMFAFLAVVWAVQLVNWLDGYRLDADFGIVAQNPARLGDLFTAPFLHVNWAHLEGNSGPLFIFGFLAAYRGVKRFLGLTLLVALTSGAAVWIFERGDVVTVGASGLIFGYFGYVVLRGVFDRHLIDTLIGVVMAASFAYLLVVAVPGTPGVSWLGHLGGLVGGLVGAWVFRDRSRTPRAAAAVATAPARTAAVADPLPVRADRPAVGHPRADLHKELDDLGLL